The Streptomyces sp. NBC_00670 genome window below encodes:
- a CDS encoding FtsK/SpoIIIE domain-containing protein has protein sequence MKLASTTSAGVTGPNWVLVVAAVLVSGLLIAGPALRRRYPVAWWLLLGFPVAAFRVTQTWRPLMAGCGLAVSRRPALTIVSGLVGNGASPPQPRVPRRGLIRPTSGGFVLLVRLLPGQVPEDFVKAAPAMAEDWQVHAVRVTSWKPGVVRIVASAADPLAAPRIPKQQGPGHLLRVTVGALETGDAWVLDLRRVPHWLIVGATRSGKSTLINALVARLAPQSVALVGIDCKGGMELSLYEPRLSALATNREQAVRLLAALVDLTLDRMTICRAARVRNIWGLPDKERPVPVVVIVDELAELFLVANRNEKDEAQAAGTALIRLAQLGAALGVFLVVAGQRVGSDLGPGVTALRAQLGGRVCHRVADPGTAEMALGDLNPDALKAAQAITPEQAGTAVLASGDGWERARSHLITEAEAEAVAAEYAHLTPVLSELHVEAP, from the coding sequence ATGAAGTTGGCCTCCACCACTTCGGCCGGTGTGACCGGGCCGAATTGGGTTCTGGTGGTGGCCGCAGTGCTGGTGTCGGGCCTGCTCATCGCGGGCCCGGCGCTGCGCCGCCGCTACCCCGTTGCCTGGTGGCTGTTACTCGGCTTCCCTGTCGCCGCCTTCCGCGTCACGCAGACCTGGCGGCCTCTGATGGCCGGGTGCGGGCTCGCTGTCAGTCGGCGGCCTGCACTGACGATCGTGTCCGGGCTCGTCGGAAACGGGGCGTCTCCGCCTCAGCCGCGGGTGCCGCGTCGCGGTCTCATACGCCCGACCTCCGGTGGCTTCGTGCTGCTGGTGCGGCTGTTACCCGGACAGGTGCCGGAGGACTTCGTCAAGGCTGCGCCTGCCATGGCGGAGGACTGGCAGGTTCACGCGGTGCGGGTGACCTCCTGGAAGCCGGGGGTCGTACGGATCGTCGCCTCCGCCGCAGACCCGTTGGCCGCTCCACGGATACCGAAGCAGCAGGGCCCTGGCCATCTGCTCCGGGTGACCGTGGGTGCGCTGGAGACTGGGGACGCGTGGGTGCTGGACCTGCGGCGCGTGCCTCACTGGCTGATCGTGGGTGCCACCCGTTCCGGCAAGTCCACGCTGATCAACGCCCTCGTCGCGAGGCTGGCTCCGCAATCCGTCGCCCTCGTCGGGATTGACTGCAAGGGCGGCATGGAACTGTCCCTCTACGAACCCCGGTTGTCCGCCCTCGCGACCAACCGGGAGCAGGCGGTCCGACTGCTGGCCGCACTCGTTGACCTGACCCTCGACCGCATGACCATCTGCCGCGCGGCTCGCGTGCGCAACATCTGGGGCCTGCCGGACAAGGAACGCCCGGTCCCCGTCGTCGTGATCGTCGATGAGCTCGCGGAACTGTTCCTCGTCGCGAACCGGAACGAGAAAGACGAAGCGCAGGCGGCCGGTACGGCGTTGATCCGACTAGCCCAACTCGGCGCGGCCCTCGGTGTGTTCCTCGTCGTCGCCGGCCAACGTGTCGGCTCCGACCTGGGGCCAGGCGTCACCGCACTGCGGGCACAGCTCGGCGGCCGGGTCTGCCATCGCGTCGCCGACCCCGGTACGGCCGAAATGGCGCTCGGGGATCTGAATCCCGACGCCCTGAAGGCGGCGCAAGCCATCACCCCGGAACAGGCCGGGACGGCCGTCCTCGCCTCCGGCGACGGCTGGGAACGCGCGCGGTCCCATCTGATCACGGAGGCGGAAGCGGAAGCCGTCGCCGCCGAGTACGCGCACCTGACACCCGTCCTGTCCGAACTGCACGTCGAAGCGCCGTGA
- a CDS encoding SCO3933 family regulatory protein, which translates to MASLPIDTAKFTGIICAVPPAPRVANRETGQLRVDRETGKTLYQVGLCLMAGASADVVNVSVAGEPSGVQLGMPVAVRDLVATPWENEGRHGIAFRAAEIRPLNAPAPAGKGAAQ; encoded by the coding sequence GTGGCAAGCCTTCCGATCGACACCGCGAAGTTCACGGGGATCATCTGCGCCGTGCCCCCGGCTCCGCGGGTCGCCAACCGAGAGACCGGTCAGCTTCGCGTCGACCGCGAGACCGGCAAGACCCTGTACCAAGTCGGCCTCTGCCTGATGGCCGGGGCGTCGGCGGACGTCGTGAACGTGAGCGTGGCCGGTGAACCGAGCGGCGTGCAGCTCGGCATGCCGGTGGCCGTGCGGGACCTGGTCGCCACGCCGTGGGAGAACGAGGGGCGGCACGGGATCGCGTTCCGTGCGGCGGAGATCCGACCCCTGAACGCTCCCGCTCCGGCGGGTAAGGGGGCCGCGCAGTGA